The genomic stretch TCTTGCAGACCATCATCGATCTGTCGAAGGTTCTCCGTGCCTTCGGGGATGTCGTGGCAGCTGTGGTCTTTGAGGGCCCTCTTGTAACAAGCGGGACGCCGGGAGGGCACCGCAGGGGCACCCAGGAGGGTGCTCAGCAGAAGCAGCGCCGAGACCATCTTCATTTTGGCAAAGCTTCCTGCAGCGGGGTGGCTAAAGAGAAATGAGGTATGTGACACGAGTGTAGCTGTTGAACAGATCTCTTTCCCCAGTTTGCTTTCTggcttgtgtttttcttttctttcctgggaaCTTTTGGAGGTTTGAGCCTCTGTGCTGGAGAGTGTTTTCTCCTAGGAGGTAAATAATATTGCAGCAGAATTGATATTCATTACTTTCTCTACAACCTTGGGAATATTTTTATCGGGAATTGAGGCTTCTGTTGCTGGCAATTTTGTTGATTCTTTGGCCTCTCACCTTGAGAAAATTGCTTTGAGCTGGCAGTGTTCTCTCAGAGGTGTAAGTGAATGTATCGATTGCTACCAAACCAGGGGAAAATGTCCAGGTGTGTTTCCTTGCCTTCCTGGCCATTTTGCCTGTCGAAACAAGAGTCACTCACATAAAATTTATGGTATGTTTCCCCATCAAAGTTGTGGAAAAACTCTGCTGATTGAATCCTCTGTCATGGACCACTCGACAAACCCAAGTGTTAAACAGCAAAGGAGGGTGAAGCTCTCAGCGTGCTGCCAGGTGCCGCTGTCCTGGGCTGCCGGCTCTGCTGTGATACAGCATTACTCAGAAtttccccctttatttttttttttttaatatcttttttttggTACTGCAAACTGCTTAGCTGAGTCTTACTACAGGAGGTCATTATGGTTAAttggctttttaaaagacaggCTAAATTGTCCCTTGCAAAACTCTGCTGTTGGCGACGAGGCTCGCCATCGTCTGCGCAAGCTGCTTTAGCGTTAGCTGTGCTgttctgtgctgctttgcacAGAGACCGACCATGCCACAAACTTTGGATAAGACCCTTGAACTCGCATTCGCttttaaattagcattttgAACAATGCTTCAACCTAGACGTTATTAGTATTAGCAGGgggagtggggtttttttacctttccttgTGCTTGAATGAAAGGGGTTTGATACCTTACTGAATTTAGATAGGAATTCTGCTCTGGAAACTAACCTAAAGCAATGGTCAGGTCTGCCCAGCGAGCTCTCCCTGAGCGCTCCTCGCTCAGCTTTCGTTAGCCTCAAGGAAGACTTTGCTGTCCTTCATCCTGTTGGCGCTTTGGAGTCGATCCCCTGACACTACGTCATTATGGTCTGGTTCTAGTCTttcctgcagggctgcagaAGACCGTGCTCCAGACTAACccaaaaataactttgaataAAGCAACGTCTGATCAAAGAAAGACTATCAAATGCCAAGGTAAGATGGCAGAGCTATTACTTcgataagaaaaagaaataagttgTAGAAGTCACTAAGACAATAGTCCCACTTGAGTTGTTTTGTAAAGCTCTTGAGGtcacctttggaaaaaaaaaagctattaaatatataaatttactgtattttgtagTAATTTTTCCTGGGTAGTTACAGCACCACCATAGCTTGCCGATCTTCCATTTCTTCAGGCAATGAATGACACACCAGAGAGTGGAAGAATTTGGATTCATATTAGGGATAAAATACTACACCTTGATGCTCTTAGATTGTATTTTTCCACAAGATTTTGAGTAAACTTGTTTTTTGAACGCCGGTAGccaaataatatattaaaaagcagcCAATACATTAAAGAACATGACTGAAGTGAAAATAAGCTCTTGTGTATTTTTGAACTTCTCTCATAGAAGCAAAATTCATTGAATGATTCCTTTTAGTTTCTATGAACTTTTGAGTAGGAGACTCCTATAAACTACTAGGAATTGGCGCCTTGGGgatctattttttaattaccttaGAGTGCAGCATTGAATGACATACTATCTTTATTAGTTTTAGACCTCAAAACTACTTCTGAAATAAAGTAAACATTGTTCTAACTTTCCCTGATGTTGTTTTTTTGACTTGAGTAAAGAATCTGTATTATTATAataatggttttattttgtaggaGTGTAAACACTGCAGTTATGAGGGTTCTACTCAGAGAAGTCTAATGCTTAAAGACTACAAGTTTGTTTATACTATGCCTTGATAAATGCCAATGTCAAGGAGTACAATTTAACATTCTTCTGTTCAAATAATTGAGCTtaattatttaagtatttaatgGCAGAAAATTTCCATGAAAGAGAAGTTTAGGAAGCAGGGAGTTTATGCCTTAGTTTCCTGTGATGGGATTATTCTGTGAGttcttcccctgaggatgaggCATTCATCATACCTTGCTTttgtgtacattttttttttattcctaataATTTGGGTGATCTTTCCCTCCCTGGAGTGCAGCTGGATTACTCATTTGAATCTGTTGCCAGCTGCCTGTCTGCTCAAAATTTGTAGGAACTCATTCTGTCCTGGAAATGGGCAGATTATCTATAGACTGTCAAATTGCTGGATTCAAAAATCGCAACCTACAGTTTAAGATAACTCACTACTTGCCTTGGAACAGAACAGGGTATTGCTATAGTGCACCGTCGAGAGGGCTTATATGGATAACTGCCGAAATCAGTATCAGCAAAGTCAATATGCTGCTGAGCTACGGGTAGACAGCTTCATTATCAGCTCAGTTATGCATCTTACCAATGTTCAGCATTGCTATTATTCAGAAAAAccattgtatttattttattagaattttatttctgcttaaatatttcctctggttgttgtgggttggttttttcgCAGATCATAACCAAAAGGTCAAAAGACCTTTCTTCAAAAGATTATTCCTTTCCTGCGAGAGAAGGGTCCCTATTTGCAGGTGAAAGATTGCCAAGGACCTGAAGTGTTTCATCGGCTCCCTGCACAGGATTGACACTGATAAACTCAGCAGACCTTTCAGAGGCAGCATCTTTTTCTGCCAAACTAATGCAACTCCTTTTCTGAACATGGACGCAGAGATGATGGAATGTCGCTGATTGCCTAGGTAAAGAACAGAGCTAGTATACGcatctttatttcaaaacacatgTCAAAGACCTTACCTGCTTTTGCATGCCACGGAAACGGTCTTTTCTCATAAAACAAATCAGGGAAATGTGATGAACAAATCCAGTCACTAAGGTGACTCAAAGATTCATTGCCAGCAAGCACCCTCttacatttctgtgttttataaaaCCTTCTGAAAAAGTGGCAATGCCAATCATTCTAAGCCTGACCAGGCGGTTCTATCAAGATTATATCGTTTTAAATTCTAAAAAGAATAAAGCCATctaaagctatttaaaattagCTCCCTGCATTTGCGTAAGTTCTTTTCAATGAATTACTTTGGTTACTTCGACACGGTGTAAGTAAAGTTTGAGAACAGATGCAGCTGGGATAACAAGTGCTTTGAAATCATTTGGTGTTTTGTGTAAAGGAGAACGGTTAGTTTGGGAATATGCACAGGGAGTCAGGAATCGGTGCTATCCCCGCTCGTTCAGCCGAGAGCGTTTCAGTTATCCTGCCAGGCAATTTGGCACCATATAGTCATTGGATCTGCTAGATGTGGAGGTATTCAGAAAAgaccaaagaggaaaaactcaGGTTTCAGCCTCCTTGGCCAAGACCAACAGGGTAATATTTCATGAGAAGTGATGCCCTTTAAAGGTCACATGGTATTAGTAGGAGGTCAGGTGTTAGAAATAAGGGATAGAAACAGGGAAAACTGAGAAATGGcacaaaatgtgtatttcagcACCTCTAGAGATCCTGCATGTTtgggaaaatgcaaatatttacaatttGGTCTATCAACTACTAAATACACCTTTGAGAGTTCTTACGCGCTGTGCATCTCCAGTTGCCTAACGTTGAAAACAAGGAACACATTAGCTGGTACGCTTTTGGTGAATGATCTTTTCCCGTCTGTCCAGCGGCATGTGCTGAGTTAACAAGTTGCACTTAAAGTGAAGcaaatttaatatatatttgcttCTTAATGGGCATTGAGTTCAAGGGCCAAAAATAcctattcaaaataaaagtcttttattgtttgtttgtcaagtttccatttcagaaacactTGTAAAATGCTGAGCTaagcatttaattatttaggTGTGTTAGTGCCTAATAGTTAGGTTTATTAGTGCGTTCCTAAGAAATCATTACACAAGAGCTGCATAACTGATATTACtattatgaatttttttccatacaaaaaaaaaattcttcaaatcTATTTTGCTTGAACAGTTGGTGCATTGTAAAGACAGCAGCTAGTCCACTGAGGATGAATTCAGTGAATTACTGCTTTGTAATTGCCATCAATACCATGattcttttcagaaactgaGTTCTCATTAAAACCCCTTTAGTTTTCTTAAAGACAGTAATTCATTGTGAACACCCCTCTCTCCATATTCGCCAATTTTGCAATAATATTGAGCACTGGAAGGCAACATAGTGTCTTTAATGACTTCGGATGTTAATATGTACCGTCCAACTTTGAAGAAGAGTGAGATAGTGAAAGAATTATCTTTAGCTGGACCATATCCATGTGTCTGCCTTGAATAGCAAGTCCTGCCTACAATGTGTCTGCATCTCCCAAATCTTCTCCTGCATGTTCCGATACACATTTCTAATTCCGTATGCAATAACTAGCATCAGCAGAACAAGTGCACAAGGATAATTTCAGGAGCAAGACAtacctttctcttctgcttcactCCCTTTCACTTTCTTGGCAGCTGTACCTTTTCAGATGTGCCCAGAGAGTGCGGGAGCTAGTGGGGATGAGAAGAGGGGAGGGCTGACGGGAGGTGCTGTACAAACAGCCCTTTGTTTGTCCTGACTTCTGCCTGTGACTGACGTGCTCTCCTCTCCAGCGAGGGGCCAGAGGATGGGCTTCCAGAGCTACCTCTTTCAGTCACTGCCAACCCAGgctagggggggaaaaaaccagcgTATCCTTTCCAACAGGATACGATTAGTTCATCCAGGATCCAATACGAAGGTGTCTCCTCAGAGAGCAAAGCATACCATCCACGACAGGGGAAGAGGAAACACCCCGTGGAGTAACTGTGTCTTGCTGTGGAGCatgagcaggctggggggagCGGGAAGGAGTGGGCTCCCAGGATCCCACAGGCAGAAGGTGGTGGTTGCTGGACAGATGCCTTGCGTTGCATTGGGTGGGAAGCACAAACCTCGCCAACAATCTCATGCAATACTTTAATTCCTGGCTTTGGGATTGTTTCAGGTTTttgggaaataattaaaaaaaatgtaattattttaaacagactgCTAGTACAGCAAACTCTGTGATGTCACGCATTGAGTTCGTTACTGACCAAACATTTAATCAAGAGGTAAAGCATTACATTGAACAGTATTTCAGGGGAAGTTATTTTAGATTAATATAGCTAATCCAAATGATCTGGTATCATAAAAACACATAATGAGGTTCTGAAGTGGGATTGAAGTATTATATATCAATGAGAAAATAGTCTTGGGGGTAAAGCATGTGCCCTCATATTTCTGTTCCAATTTGGCCCTCGTTCTGTTACGGCCATTCTGGATCTATTTTGTGATGTGGACAGAGAAGTATGATTGTACCTTAGCTGTTGAGCTgtcattctttcattttctaaccTGCATCATTTTGATTCTGATGTTGCTTTGTAAGAGTTTGGTTGTCTCTATCTGTTGGGCTGCTACCAGTACAGAGGTTTGTTAGGAGTGCAAAAAGGTGCTTCTGCTCAGCTGACTCATTTTACAATTTGATGTCGCGGTGCTTGTTCAGTTTGATTTATCATATGCCACAACTGAACTAGAACCTCTGTAAGAGGTGCATGTCCCATTTCCTGCTGTCTCGGCAAGGGAAGTAGGCAAAAGGGCACAGATGCTTAGAAGCAAACCTCTTGGAACCGAGCCTACCTACTCGTGGTGGTGCCATCCTGCCGGGTATTCCCCCTCTCTGCTGGAGATGGGTAGCCGGGACAGCAGAAAGCGGGATGCATGGTTGTGCCTCTGCCTCTAATTCAGATTAGAAACATCAGGCAGGACACTTTTTGTTGCTGCCGTTATGGGTACGGCGACttaaaaggggagggaggaggttgCTGGAGGCAGCTGCTGTCGCAACAGGGCATCCTTGCCTTTTCAGGCTGACAAAATGCCTGGTGCTGGCTCTGCTTttctacagaattttttttttctggcgTGGATCCTGGCCATGGCAGTCCATGCCTTAAATGAGATTATCCTAATGCTTCTGGGAGCACGCAGTGTTCCAGGGCAGCGTTCTACCGCGGGAGGAGGCTGCGAGCCTGGTGCGGGTGGATATCAGCAGGACGCTGGCTATAAGCAGGGATAGAACGCGGAGGAGGGGATGACAGCATATTGTGCCGATGCTCGGAATTTGGATGCCTTTTTAGttaattgcaaataaattttGGTATGAATAATTTGAAGCTTTTGTCAGAAGATGTAATAAAAGTGTATTAGGATTATTCCCTTGCTGCTCATTTAAGGTGTCTTGTGTTTTCCGGGGAGTAACTGTGTTGCCAGAACTCATTTTGCTCCCTGGGAAAGCCCTGTTTGGACTGAtagttttctttataaagtGCGTGAGGGATAGTTTTCTTTGGGATATGTCCTGCCgcattttcagaaaagacagttCTAACAAagctggtgattttttttatctcccTCCATAGCTCCACatatgaaaacactgaaaatattcagaaacagGAGGGAAATTTCTCCCTCGTGATGCCGCTTCAGAGGAGAgactaggaagaaaattggGATTTGGAGGAAGCAAAGGTTTTAGGGAATTTCAGCAGGGAAGAGCAACCCAAGACTACATAGGAACAACTCTTTGAGTTGTGAAAAATGAGATAGTTTATAGGAAAATGCATTGAAGGGCAATGCAGGTGGCTTGGGAGGGAGCGAAGTACAAAGTCCTACTTCCAGATCTtacctcctttcccttctctgctttgcCCCTAACCCATTGCCCTGAATATCTCTTTCTGTACTGACTCTACCTCTCTCCCTGTCTCCAGCCTTGGTGGCCCACCCTTTCTTTTTggtttccctctgcctttttgCCCCAGCATGTCATCTCTGGTGGGGTCGGGCTCTGCAGCTGGGGTGCCAGCTGTCACAGAGGGGCATTGAAAATCGCAGAGGCTTTTTGTTCTCCACCGTGGCATCGGGGACCTGCAGGAGAACCGTAAGGAAATCTCCCTTTTTCACCCTCCTTCATCTGTGTAGAGACAGTAATCATGAATCAAGTTCAGCTCCTTACATTTAgagacccttttttttttagatgtatACGTATCCCTGTTCCTGTCTGAAGAGGCACGGTAACATCAGAGGTAAGGTAAGATGTGAAGCAGAgcttgttttggcttttttctttctccccaggctggagctgttggagccagcAAGAAGCGATGGCCCACGAGGAGGCAGTGGCAGATGGAGGCAGGAGGGGGTAGTGACAAGGTAGCAGCAGCAATCCAGAAGAGAGAAGTAGTTTTCAAAGGAGAACGGCCCCTGGTAgggtgagaaagaagaaagaaaaggcagcactgaaattcagctgcaaaaaTGTGGCTGTCTGACATACAGCATTAGTCTAGACTAAATTTGTGTAACATGCCCTGGAAAAATaatccttcttttttatttagggtttttttggtttttttaagtactcTGCATTCTAAatgtgctttgcatttttaacgTGGGCCACGCAGGTTTAGCAAATGTTGAGCGCttttctgtaaacaaaaatcagtttgcATGTTACTGTATCCTTGATATCAACATTCAGCTCTTTGCAGGCTGACAGTGAGAAATACCGATGTTTCTCCACTCACATTAAATCTTCTTAAAAGATACCACTTAACCTGTGAGTCAGCCAGCTCGTTAATACATAGAGTTTGTATGAGGAGATCTATAAGGAACCTGTAAACCTGATTTTGGTGGGTGATGCAATCCAAAGCCTATACTTGAAGGTTATAAAGGAATGCAAGTATTGGAGGGATGCATAAAGTAGTAACGATAGTGCCAGTACAGCTAAGACGTTAACTGCAATCATTATTTATTGCAGGCTTACAGTAGGTGGAGTGCCTTGGGCTCAATCTTCAGCACAATGGATTTTTaagcaaagataaaaatcttatatgctcattttgcaaatattcacCTAGGTAAAACAAATATAATCACATTTCACCCCTGATGTCACCCTTTCCATCACTCAACATCTATAATGTCAATCAAAAGTTTGTGCTTTTTACTTCATGTAACTTTGATTTTGTGCCCTTTGTTCTGTTGAGGATAGACTGTAGAAGACGTCTGCACTCTTAGGTACTCTGCAGTTGCCTTTGCAATTCCTGCATCTGGTAATTTGCTTTATACCTTGTACCTGCATTAGCCTGAGTCTTCTGGAACACTGTTCATCGTTCTGAAGAAACCAGGGGGTACAGCAGTTCTTGCAACAGTTCTTCTGCCTCTTGCCTTTCTTGTTGGGTGCTGCTCTACTTCCAGCAGCTGTTCTCTGTGGAGTCCCAgacccttctccttcctctctctttgaTTTTTGGCTTCCTGATTTTGCTGTTCGtttgctcaattttttttctgcaggctgcagtCTGTGCTTGGTTAAAATATGCGACACAAAGCACTGGGCTAATCAAAGGCATCTTTTAGTGTATTTCCTCAGATCAATGGTTTATTGGCATGCTCAGgctgttgctgcttttcagggaaggcagagaggaTGCAATATATTCAGAACCTGCTGATGCTATGAAAACTGTCAATTCCAGACAGGCCAAATGCGTTAATGTTGTATGTGTGTACGAATCAAGTCTGGTGTCTCAGACTGGCAAATAAATCTAAATGTGTCATGGAAAAATTACTCTAAATTGGGAAACTATTCCCAGTTACCAGCCATCACAGATTTTGGTTGTCTGATACCTAGAAGTCCATGCCTAGTCTGATTCTTTGTTGATTCAGAATGttatggggttttgtttgggttttggtttgggttggtttttttcttctgctttgctagGAATTAATTGTTGATACTTAAAGGTGCCTGGCCTTGAGAGTGTGGAGcattctgcagctgctggagttGTTTGGTGCCAGGAGTCTGATAGAAAACTGAGAGATAGCTTTGCCTCTATTACCTGTGCTAATTTCTCTGCAgttaaagggggaaaaaaaacccaaaacaatgaaaaagcaaaacacaaaaaaaccaacaaagttATGTTAATTATAAGGTCTGACTTAGTTTTCCTTAATCATCACGACTGAAAACATTACAGGTGTTGCACTGACTTTGGAAGTATTTGGCCGCACTGCTGCTCTTTGCGTTACGGGGAGCTCTGACCCTGCACAAGGCTGCTGGCTGGGTGCTCAGATCTGGGCTGTTGTAGAGAGGCTGTAAAGGCTTCTCCAGCCCTCAGACTTTTACCCCCACTGCTCATCCATGCAGTCACCAACAATACAGCCAGCAGAGACCTGGAAAGTATCAAGCATGACTGTGTGGGGCAAAAGCATCTTTGCCAACAGGGTGGCCAATCTGGTGAGGAGAGCTTTAAGCAAGGAacaaggaggggagggagatggCAACGCACAGTTGAATGAGGAAAAGGTGGCAACCTCCGGAAGCTTGCAAATGAAGCAGGAGTGGAGGCAGGAGACCGTGTACCTAATGGTCAGGCTGCCACTCAGAGGTACTGGAGAAATAGGTTGTCAGGAACACCATGACGTTccacaaaagcaaatgcaaagtccCGCACCTGGGGAAGAATGACCCCATGCACTAGGATAGGCTGGGGACCAACTGGTTGGAATGTAGCTTTGGAGAGTAGGACCTGAGGGTCCTGGTGGgcaccaagttgaacatgagccagcaatggaCCCTTGCAACAAAGGCGGCCAACGGTGTCCTGGCCTGCATTAGGAGATGTtgccagcaggctgaggaaggtgatccttcccctctgctcttcaTTGGTGAAACCCACCTGGAGTTGCTGGATCCAGGTCTGGGTGACCTAGTATGAAAGAGATGTGGACAaactggagtgagtccagcaaGGGGCCACAAAGGTGATTAAGGGACTGAAGCGTCTATTGTACGAAGAGAGTCTGGGGGAGCTGGAAcacttcagcctggagaagggaagactCAGAGGAGATCTTATCTAGTTAAAAATACCTGGTGGAGATTGGGTAAAGAAGACGGAGCCAGattcttctcagtggtgcccagtgacagaacaagaggcaacaggcaccAGCTGGGACACAAGAGAGTCCATTTCAAAATCTAAAGAACTTCTTTACCTGTGAGGAAGACCAAACACTGCCACACAGTGCCCACCGAGGCTGTGGAAATCTCcttagaaatattaaaaacccAGCTGAATACAgttctgggcaacctgctaTAGCTgactctgcttgagcaggggagttgaactagatggtctccagaggtgccttctAACCTCAACTACTCTGTGATTTCAACGCCATGCTCAAATGGAAGTCAGTTAACAAttcagcacaggctgcagaacTGTAATCACCCATGTCGAGTGCACCATCTCGATTGAGCTCATGTAATTGTGGTTTGACAAAGCAAATCTTTCGTTTGCAGACTCCTTATCAGTTCCGACCCCTCTTTGTCAGGTCACAGATGCCCTGCCAGAACAGCAACCTCCTTGCATAGTGGCAAATGGCCGTGTATGCTCTTGTTTGTTTCTCAACTTGAAGTATGAATAGACGACTTAGTTTCCTTAAGAGCCTCTGATGAGGGATTTTTGCCAAAAACTTTCTGGAAACAGAACTACTGCAATAGAAGCTGAATCACCCTCATCCACTTAGTCACAGTTCATCTCACAGTGGTGTTCTTCCTCGTGCTTTACCTGCCAGAAATAGTTTTGGGcataaaaaagctgaaaggaCTTTCGCCATTGAGTCTCACCAGAACCTCTTCGTTTGTTGGTAGATAATAATGAGGTAATACTACATGCTTATTGAGAGGGAAAGGATTTGTGTTTCTAATAACTAGCATGGGTTAATGGTTATGGTTCTTAAGTAATCATCCCATTTTTGCAAAGTTGTCCATCCAGACTCTCTCATCAAATGAACTGTTACCTTCAGCACCTATTACACGGTCCTTTGGTAACTTCAAGTTAATTTACAAAGGTTTTGTATCTGTAAAGGGTTGTAGCTCCTGTGCAGAACTGCTGTTGTCTATACCAAGTCTTTGTGTCTCCTACAGCTGCCGATAGCAAATGTTATCAGCTTTAGGGATAATACACAACGGCGAGCAAATCCACTAGTGTTAATGGAGCTAACAGTGTTCATAGCTGTGAGCTTAGATTATCTCAAACCTTCCAGGAGATGAAGACTTTGAAGACTTGTTAGCCACACCTATGTATGTACCCCAAATGAAGTCCTACACAGGGTATTTTGATATTTCATGCAAACATTAGTGCTGTCGGCAGATACAGCGCTCTGCAGCCCTCTCAAATACATCTAAAAAAAGATAGATCCTTGGTTCTTAGGCAGATGTGACTCTATTAGAGGATGAAGGTGGAGAGAGGAACATCTCCGCAGTCCCACCTGGGGACTTCCCGATGCAAAGCAGGACAGTGTGCTTTACTGGTGGAAGGACTGTTTTAAGTATGCTGGAGGACCTAGGCTAAATACTGTCTGGGCTTCTCTACTGTAATGAATAAAGAGGAATTTTACTAAAATCACTTTTGAATCCAGACTTTTATTCTGGACTGAAAAGAACACATCAAAACATCAGTGTCTTATGTGTACAGGCCACAGATTGCAGTCATATAACTGACATTTAGAAAGTCTGCTCCCAAGACTTTTGGGTAGCAAAACTACAAATCACAgctgaaacctttttttttgaaggatatTAGGCTTGACACTCACCAGAGACAAATAATATGGTCTTATTTGTAACATATGTCAGTGCAGCTCGTTTTTAATCAGCTTTAACTACAAAAGAAGGCCACTTACTGTTGTGGTTTGCTATCATCATAACTTAAGAAAATCCACAAAGGAATGTTATTTGTGGAAATGTGAAATTCAGCTTATCAAtctttattgctgagcagaagCTGAGTGCGGATGATGATTATTCTCTCCCTGAGATGTACAATTTACAATGAATACCTTTCACGTTGCTCTTCCAGGTCACTATGGCCATGAGTATTAATTTTCTGatactattttatttcctcaatATTCATAAACC from Balearica regulorum gibbericeps isolate bBalReg1 chromosome 4, bBalReg1.pri, whole genome shotgun sequence encodes the following:
- the SCRG1 gene encoding scrapie-responsive protein 1 isoform X2, encoding MARKARKHTWTFSPGLVAIDTFTYTSERTLPAQSNFLKVRGQKMKMVSALLLLSTLLGAPAVPSRRPACYKRALKDHSCHDIPEGTENLRQIDDGLQDHFWEGKGCEVICYCNLNALLCCPKHIFFGPKISFVIPCNSQ
- the SCRG1 gene encoding scrapie-responsive protein 1 isoform X1, encoding MKMVSALLLLSTLLGAPAVPSRRPACYKRALKDHSCHDIPEGTENLRQIDDGLQDHFWEGKGCEVICYCNLNALLCCPKHIFFGPKISFVIPCNSQ